The genomic window TCATGTTGTGCTCTTCCTTCATGGCCCTTATGTAGTCCCAGATGTGGGCCCTGGTCTGCGGGTCGAGGCCTATCGTGGGCTCATCGAGGAACAGTATTTCGGGCTCGTGAAGGAGGGAGCGCGCTATCTCAAGCCTTCTCTGCATTCCGCCGGAGAACGTCTTGACAGGTCTGTCTCGGAACTCCCACAGCTCGACGAACTTGAGGAGGCGCTCTATCTTCTCCCTCAGCTCCTTGACCCCGTATATCCTGCCGTGGATAAGCATGTTCTCATAGGCGGTAAGCTCTCTATCAACGCTCGGGTCCTGGAAGACTATGCCTATCTTCTTCCTAACCGCTATCGGCTCCTTAAGGACGTCGTGGCCGGCAACTATGGCCTTTCCGGAGGTCGGCTTGAGCAGGGTCGTGAGGACGTGGACGGTTGTGGTCTTCCCGGCCCCGTTGGGACCCAGAAAGGCAAATATCTCGCCCCGTCTCACGTTGAAGGATATTCCCTTAACGGCCTCAAAATCCCCGTACTTCTTCACCAGGTTCTCAACCTCAATCGCGTTCATACCGTCCACCTCCAAGTAGAATCAGCCTGAGTTTCTTCGCGCAACCGGTGAACAGCTCCTTGATCTCCTCCCTCTGCTCGTCCGTCAGGTCATCCATCGACTCAAAGAGCTCCCTGAACGCCATCCTCAGCTCGTCGCCCCCCAGCTCAAGGAACGCCTTGTAGGCGCTCATTCTTCGTTTTGCCTCAATTAGCTCTTCCGCGTGCTCCGAGAGGTACTCCAGTCCCTTCTCTGTGATCACGTAGGTTTTTTTCTCCCTCTCCCCCCTGCCGGCCACCTCAATGAGCCCACTCTTCTTCAGGGACGCGAGGATTGGATAGACCGTGCCAGCGCTGAGCTTCATACCGTACCTTTCTTCCAGCTCCGCCATTATGCCGTAGCCGTGCATCGGCTCCCGGAGGAGGTCGAGGATAAGTACCTTCATATGACCGCGAAAACTTGGGCGCTCCATTTTCTCCACCGATATATCGTTCGATATGTCATCCTTATAAACCTTCCCTCAGAGTACTCACGGGTGATGAGATGAGGCTGGTTCTCAAGCCCCTCTTTGAGGCCGAGCTGCCGGCCGATTTCAGCGAGGTCATAAAGAGCAAGCTCATGGGGGAAGAACTCAGGACAGGTGAGGAAATCGAAGTTGAGCTCCTCGGAAAGCCCCTCCGATTCGAGGTCGTCCTTGCGGAGCCCTCGCCGCTGAAAGTCAGAAGGAACACGAGGATAGAGTTCTCGCATGGGGAGGTTGAAGTCATTGATTTTGAGTTCGATGAACCGGTTAAGGAGGTTATCCCCTTCGATGGTGGCTTCGTTGTTGTGCTCGAGAGGAAGGTTCTGATTCTGAACCAGGACGGGCAAAAGATTTATAGCGATGAGTTCGAGAACCTTAACAAAGTTAGGGTTTCCAAAGGAAGGGTGGTGATAATCCATGGAGAAAGAAAAATCAGGCTCGTTAAGCCTTGAAAAGTTCACCTTCGATGAAAGCTGGGAGGAGAAGAGAAAGCGTGCGGAGAGAATCGTCGAGATTCTGATGGAAACTTATCCGAGGGAGAAGCTCCTCATCGGCGACCCCTACAGGACCTTAATCCACTGCATAATCTCACAGCGCATGAGGGACGAGGTAACCTACAAGGTCTGGGAGAGGCTGTTTGAGAAATACGGAGACATCCGGGAGATAGCCAACACACCGGTCGAGGAGATGCAGGAGTTTCTGAGGAAGAACGGGGTCGGCCTCTGGAAGACCAAGGGCGAGTGGATTGTAAAGGCCTCGCAGATAATCCTCGAAAAGTATGACGGAAAGGTTCCAGACGACATTAGAAAGCTGATGGAGCTCCCTGGAATCGGAAGAAAGTGCGCCAACATAGTCTTAGCTTATGGCTTCGGAAGGCAGGCCATTCCAGTGGATACACACGTGAACAGGATAAGCAAGCGACTTGGTTTGGCTCCGCCGCGCGTTCAGCCGGAGAAGGTTGAGGAGTATCTTGCAAAGCTGATTCCCTACGAGAAGTGGATTTACGTGAACCACGCAATGGTGGACCACGGGAGGTCAATATGCAAACCAATAAGGCCGAAGTGCGATGAGTGTCCCCTCAGAGAGCTCTGCCCCTACGCGAAGGGCCTGGTGACTGATGCGGACATAAAGGGAAATTCAAAGAAATGATTCACTCTTCCTCCTCCACTTCCTCGCCGGCCAGCTTCCTCAGCTTGTCGAGGTCGGAGCCAACCGCTATGAGAACGTCGCCCTCCTGTATTGTGTCGTTTCTGCCTGGATTGTAGATGTACCTGCTCCCGCGCTTTATTGCCAGTATCCTAGTTCCTATTTTACTGGGGAGCTTGAGCTGTTCAAGTGTCCTGCCGTGCAGAACCGAGCCCTTGTGAACAGTTACCCTGCCGAGCTCCTCCTCAGTGTCCTCCATAATCCTCCTGATTATCGGATGGGGCTCAACGTCCCTCAGCACGAGGTCAGAAATCTTGTAGGCGGCATCGCTTATCTGCTCGTTTATCTCGGCCATGTCCATGACGCTGAGAAGTCTGAGGGGGTCGTCCTCCTTCTTGGCCAGCAGGAGGGCCAGCTTCTTGACCTTGAGGGTCAGCTCGTCCATGCGCTCTTCGAGGAGATAGACCTCCTCAGCTATGTCCTCGCTGTTGTACATGACGGAGGAGAAGGCTAAATCCACCATTAGAGATGACAGGTCTTTCATCTCTATGAGGCAGTTCTTAATTTCCTCAAGCTCACTCATTGCCAATCACCTTGATGTTGCCCCTCGCTATCTCCTTAAGGTAGTCTATGGATGTGTTCGTACCCCTACCGATGAGTATGTCACCTGGGAAGATTTTGAAATCCCCGTCGGGGTCAAAAATCCAGCGTTTGCCTCTCCTCACCGCCACTATCCAGACGCCGGTGTTGGTTGCTAGGTCGAGCTCCTCAAGGGTTCTACCCACGAGTATTGAATCGGCGGAGACGTAGATTTTGCCTATTATCTCCTCGCTCCCCAGTATCGCCTCGGTGATCACGGGGTGGAGCTCGACGCCGTCGATGACCATTTTTGCGAGGTCAGCGGCGGCGTTCGACATGTCGTCTATGGCGTGCGCCATGTGGAGGATGGACGTTATCTGCTCCGCCTCCCTGGGGCTTCTCGCGGCCAGAACCGCGTGTACCATCAGGTGGTAGTTGAGCAGGTCGAGGTACTCCTCAAGCTCGAGTACCTCCTCGGCCATCTCCTCCTCGTTGAAGAGTATGGAGGAGTAGGCCAGGTCAACCATCAGCTCTGCGGTGTTCTTCATTTCAACGAAGATGTCCTTAACGTTCCTTGGAACCTCGATTTCGTCCCACTCTTCCACCCGGCTCTCACCGATGTGGGGAAGGAGGGGAAATCTTATTTAGTTTTCGCCTTCGAAAAGTTTAATACCCGCAAAGGTCAACGTCTACGGGGTGAGGGCTATGGAGAGTGATGGCAGTGATCGGCGAGATTACGGGGGAGCTGAAGGAAAAGGTCAAGGAAGCCTACAGGGTTACGCTACCGTCCCTGTTCACATCACAGATATTCGGCCTGTTCGGCGGTACGTTTCTGGGTAAGTACTTCGAGATCATGAGAACCCAGTTTCCAGGTCTTCTGGTGGTCCTGCCGGGTATAATGGGCCTTCGCGGCAACGTTTTCGGCTCGATGGCATCGCGCTTCTCGACCATGCTCTACCTCGGTGACCTCGAACCCTCCCTTCGGGACAGGAAGGTTCTCAAGGAGATAGTCCTGCGGATGCTCATCTCGCTCATCCCTATAGTTCTGCTGTGGGCCATAGGTGTTGCCACTGGGGTAAAGAAGAACGCCCTTGACGTCCTCCTCATAGTGGTCACCTCCACGATACTCGTGTCCTTCATCCTCGGCTACTTCACCTCCTTCGTCACGATATTCGCGTTCAAGCGCGGTACCGACCCGGACAGCGTTGCAGCACCGCTGGTCGCTTCAATGGGCGATTTCCTGACTGTTCCTTCACTGGTGCTGTTCATCCTCCTCATAGAACGCTCACCGGAGGGATTCAGGCTCTTCAACTACGCAGTGCTGGCTCTCTTTGCCGCCGTGGCTGCTATAAGCCGGGTCAGGAAGGCGGAGTTCGTTGAGCTCAAGCAGGTCTTCATAACGATAACCGGGCTGGCGCTCCTCTCGACGGTATCGGGTTCGATACTCGCGAGGTTCAGCGGGGTAATTCAGGCGTCGGTTATACTGAGCTTCATATACCCCTCTCTCCTCAGCAGCTTTGGAAACTATGGCTCTATAATAGCTGCAAAAACCTCTACCAAGCTCCACCTCGGTGAGATAGAGAGCTTCGTCTGCTGGAAGCCCCTCACAGACATCCTGGCGCTCTTCACGACGGCGCCCATCATTGGAGCGACGAAGCTCCTCATAGGTATCGCCCTGGTGAAGCTGACTACCGGGATGACGGTTCCGGGCTCCGCGTGGTTGATAGTTCTCACTTATCCGTTCATGGTACTGTTCATCATGCTCTACTCGTACACGGTCTCCTACTTCCTCTTCAGGAAGAACATAGACCCCGACCACGTGGCGATACCGCTCATCTCGAACAACAGCGATATATTCGGCACGATATACGTCGTGCTGATGGCCAAGCTCATGGTGGGTGGTTGAATGATAGGTCTCTCCATGACGGCCTATCCCGGAAGAAACCTCCTCGGATTTGAGGAATGGGTAGGCAGGGCGAAAAAGCTTGGCTTTGATTTCGTTGAGATCCTGAGTGAATGGCCCCACTACCTGACGGGGAACAGCTACCGCCTCTTCGCCGAGGTTCTTGATGGATGGGGTATGAAAAGAACGGTCCATGCACCCTTCAGCGACGTCAACATAGGCTCCTTCAACGACAGGCTGAGGAGAACCTCGCTGGAGATAATCCATGAAACAATCGAACTGGCGGCCGAGCTCGACGCACTCTCCGTCACGATACATCCCGGGCACTGTTCGCCGGTCAGCGTGAAGAACAGGAGAAAGTACCTGGAGATACACAGGAAATCCCTGAGGAAAATCTCCGAGTGGGGGCTTGAATACGGAATAAAGATTGGCGTCGAGAACATGCCCCGCTTCCCAATCCTCGATGCGCAGACCTGCGAGAGGCTGTGGGAAATACTCGATGACGTCGATATAGGGGTGACTTTCGACGTTGGGCACCTAAACACCACAACGAGGAACTTTGAACGTTTCCTCGATCTCTTTGGGGATAAAATCGTTCACGTCCACCTCCACGACAACTCCGGGGATAAAGACGAGCACCTGGCCCTGGGCGATGGAACTGTCCCCTGGGTCAGGCTGATTCCAAAGCTCCCAAGGGTGACGTGGGCGCTTGAAGTCAACGACATCGAATCTGCCAGGAGAAGCCTCGAATTTTTGAAAAGCCTGCATTGATGGACGTTTCAGTTCATTGGCGTCCAATTTTTACAAAACGCAACTCTTTTATACATTTAAAATGAAGTTCTTGCGAGAAGCAGTTTCTGACGGAGGGATACCAATGGCGGAAAAGATAGTTGAGGAAATGAGGCCCTTCTTCGACCCGAAGGCGGTCGCTATCATCGGCGCAACCAACAAGAAGGGTAAAGTTGGAAACGTCATCTTTGAGAACTTCAAGATGAACAAGGAGCGCGGAATCTTCAAGGGCAACATATACCCTGTTAACCCCAAGCTCGACGAGATAGAGGGTTACAAGGTCTACAAGAGTGTTGAAGAGCTCCCAGAGGACACGGACCTGGCGGTCATTTCGATTCCGGCCCCGTTCGTTCCAGATACAATGAGGCAGATAGCGAAGAAGGGAATAAAGTCAGTTATCATCATCACCGGCGGCTTCGGTGAGCTCGGCGAGGAAGGAAAGAAGCTGGAGCGCGAGATTCTTGAGATAGCCAGGGAGAACGGGATAAGGGTCATCGGTCCGAACTGTGTCGGTGTTTACGTCCCAGACACTGGCGTTGATACCGTCTTCCTGCCCGAGAGCAAGATGGACAGGCCGAAGAGCGGACCGATAGCCTTCGTCAGCCAGAGCGGTGCCTTTGCGGCAGCCATGCTCGACTGGGCGGCCATGGCGGGCATAGGAATAGGCAAGATGGTCAGCTACGGCAACAAGCTCGACGTTGATGATGCCGATTTGATGGACTACTTCATCCACGACCATGGCATAAACGTCGTCACCTTCTACATCGAGGGCGTCAAGGACGGAAGGAAGTTCATTGAAGCAGCAAAGAGGATAACCAAGGTCAAGCCGGTCATAGCCCTCAAGA from Thermococcus sp. MAR1 includes these protein-coding regions:
- a CDS encoding ATP-binding cassette domain-containing protein; this encodes MNAIEVENLVKKYGDFEAVKGISFNVRRGEIFAFLGPNGAGKTTTVHVLTTLLKPTSGKAIVAGHDVLKEPIAVRKKIGIVFQDPSVDRELTAYENMLIHGRIYGVKELREKIERLLKFVELWEFRDRPVKTFSGGMQRRLEIARSLLHEPEILFLDEPTIGLDPQTRAHIWDYIRAMKEEHNMTIFLTTHYMDEAEQLADRIAIMDHGKIIAEGTAEELKKLVGNDIIYLKLQAREDLKCLKADFIKGCRLLPDGRVRLDVDNAAEALPRLFELAKESGVKILEVTYHRPTLNDVFLHLTGREIRDEGGEQNVARMIMKARMRR
- a CDS encoding PadR family transcriptional regulator codes for the protein MERPSFRGHMKVLILDLLREPMHGYGIMAELEERYGMKLSAGTVYPILASLKKSGLIEVAGRGEREKKTYVITEKGLEYLSEHAEELIEAKRRMSAYKAFLELGGDELRMAFRELFESMDDLTDEQREEIKELFTGCAKKLRLILLGGGRYERD
- a CDS encoding ATPase, whose amino-acid sequence is MRLVLKPLFEAELPADFSEVIKSKLMGEELRTGEEIEVELLGKPLRFEVVLAEPSPLKVRRNTRIEFSHGEVEVIDFEFDEPVKEVIPFDGGFVVVLERKVLILNQDGQKIYSDEFENLNKVRVSKGRVVIIHGERKIRLVKP
- the nth gene encoding endonuclease III is translated as MEKEKSGSLSLEKFTFDESWEEKRKRAERIVEILMETYPREKLLIGDPYRTLIHCIISQRMRDEVTYKVWERLFEKYGDIREIANTPVEEMQEFLRKNGVGLWKTKGEWIVKASQIILEKYDGKVPDDIRKLMELPGIGRKCANIVLAYGFGRQAIPVDTHVNRISKRLGLAPPRVQPEKVEEYLAKLIPYEKWIYVNHAMVDHGRSICKPIRPKCDECPLRELCPYAKGLVTDADIKGNSKK
- a CDS encoding potassium channel family protein — encoded protein: MSELEEIKNCLIEMKDLSSLMVDLAFSSVMYNSEDIAEEVYLLEERMDELTLKVKKLALLLAKKEDDPLRLLSVMDMAEINEQISDAAYKISDLVLRDVEPHPIIRRIMEDTEEELGRVTVHKGSVLHGRTLEQLKLPSKIGTRILAIKRGSRYIYNPGRNDTIQEGDVLIAVGSDLDKLRKLAGEEVEEEE
- a CDS encoding potassium channel family protein, whose product is MEEWDEIEVPRNVKDIFVEMKNTAELMVDLAYSSILFNEEEMAEEVLELEEYLDLLNYHLMVHAVLAARSPREAEQITSILHMAHAIDDMSNAAADLAKMVIDGVELHPVITEAILGSEEIIGKIYVSADSILVGRTLEELDLATNTGVWIVAVRRGKRWIFDPDGDFKIFPGDILIGRGTNTSIDYLKEIARGNIKVIGNE
- a CDS encoding magnesium transporter — its product is MAVIGEITGELKEKVKEAYRVTLPSLFTSQIFGLFGGTFLGKYFEIMRTQFPGLLVVLPGIMGLRGNVFGSMASRFSTMLYLGDLEPSLRDRKVLKEIVLRMLISLIPIVLLWAIGVATGVKKNALDVLLIVVTSTILVSFILGYFTSFVTIFAFKRGTDPDSVAAPLVASMGDFLTVPSLVLFILLIERSPEGFRLFNYAVLALFAAVAAISRVRKAEFVELKQVFITITGLALLSTVSGSILARFSGVIQASVILSFIYPSLLSSFGNYGSIIAAKTSTKLHLGEIESFVCWKPLTDILALFTTAPIIGATKLLIGIALVKLTTGMTVPGSAWLIVLTYPFMVLFIMLYSYTVSYFLFRKNIDPDHVAIPLISNNSDIFGTIYVVLMAKLMVGG
- a CDS encoding sugar phosphate isomerase/epimerase, whose protein sequence is MIGLSMTAYPGRNLLGFEEWVGRAKKLGFDFVEILSEWPHYLTGNSYRLFAEVLDGWGMKRTVHAPFSDVNIGSFNDRLRRTSLEIIHETIELAAELDALSVTIHPGHCSPVSVKNRRKYLEIHRKSLRKISEWGLEYGIKIGVENMPRFPILDAQTCERLWEILDDVDIGVTFDVGHLNTTTRNFERFLDLFGDKIVHVHLHDNSGDKDEHLALGDGTVPWVRLIPKLPRVTWALEVNDIESARRSLEFLKSLH
- a CDS encoding acetate--CoA ligase family protein, which gives rise to MAEKIVEEMRPFFDPKAVAIIGATNKKGKVGNVIFENFKMNKERGIFKGNIYPVNPKLDEIEGYKVYKSVEELPEDTDLAVISIPAPFVPDTMRQIAKKGIKSVIIITGGFGELGEEGKKLEREILEIARENGIRVIGPNCVGVYVPDTGVDTVFLPESKMDRPKSGPIAFVSQSGAFAAAMLDWAAMAGIGIGKMVSYGNKLDVDDADLMDYFIHDHGINVVTFYIEGVKDGRKFIEAAKRITKVKPVIALKSGRTEYGAKAASSHTGSLAGADTIYDAVFKQTGIIRAEDFEHMFDLAKAFAALKDKLPKGDRIGIITDGGGAGVMASDAVAKFGLKMADLSEETLKFLRENFPPHAVAGNPTDVVGDTDAERYRIAIEGFVNDPNVDAILVIVLFQVPLLEEEKIIDILAEYQKKSDKPIVAVAMGGKKTDHYARLLEDKGVPVYPTPERGVRALAGLVKYAEYLRRGA